The sequence CAACCTAACCCCAGCGTCTATTATCTATGACAAAAATAGGAATTAATTTTATGACTACCAATGTTAAAAATCAATAGAAACATTTGCCGATCAATAATATAACCACTATCTTAATATTTCTTCATGTTTTTGTAATGTACAGATTTTTGCTTAGAAAGCCTAAACGTCTTCTAGTGGGTGGACAATATCTCCAGTTAATAACCTCTCCGCCACCTTATAAAAATCACCGGCATTACTTATATTAGCTAATAACCACTTGTAATTATCTCCCTCAAGCAGTTTCATTTCCCCTATAGCCACTTCCAATTGTTGCATTTTCTGTAATTTTAGTAGCATAACATCATACTTACATTCCTTAACAAGCTGTTGTATTTCTTTATCACCCTTTGCTTTCAGAGTATCATTCTTACACTTATTTATTTTGGCAAGTAACACATCATGTATCTCTTCTTGCTGATTTAATTTCTGCTCTTGTGCGATTTTTTTATTTGTTGCATTTTTTTGGAGATTTCTTGTTTTTTTTCTGATCCTATATTGGTAGCAAGCAATTTTTCTTGTACAGAATCTACTCCTTGTTCAATCTCCTTAGATTGTAATGCTTCTGCTTGTAATTTGTTTTTCTCTAATTTATCTCTTATATCATTTAATAACTCATCTCCTATCTTGTTGCCCCATAAATCTATTGTCGTCACAGTGTTGTTGTTTTCTAAGGCGTGTGCTAGTGCCTTCGCTCCCTCAGCTCCTATATCTTCGTACTTTAAATCTATTGCCTTAACATCTTTTCCTGCTTTTAAAGCTTCGATAATTTGATTAAATGAAAGTTTAGGCATAATATTTACCTCATAAATTTAATTAATATTAAATTGTTCTAAATAGCTGCTAATAAAGGTTAAGTAGTTTAATCTTGTTTTTATGTACTTTAGGAGTCTGTCGGAAATAAACCTTATATGCAAGCCTATACATCTAGAAAACAGACCAAAATAACTAACTCAAAAAGCGACAAACCAATTAAGAGCTATTTTTGATATGATGAATGAAAATTAAAACTTATGCTAATAAAAAGGTTAAGAAAACTATTAATTTTTTTAATAAAGTAACAAAATAATCACAGCTTCTAGTTTCATAGAATTTACATAGGTAGTGACAACAACTTTAGCACAATAAAGTATAACGTATTTCTTTAGTTTTTTATAATAGTACAGGAATTTTGTTTAAAAATCCTAAACGTCTTCTGTTGGATAAGCATAATCATCCCCAAGAACCATCACCCCTGAATCTTCAGAACAATCACCAACACAACTAGTATTAAATGCTTCAAGATTTTTACTTATAATCGTATCTATCATAGCAACTAAATAATCGTTGATTGGGTTTTGTTCTAAATTTAATTCTGTTAAGGTAGAATTATTCTTTACAGCTTTTAGCAAAATTAAGCCACCATTATTAGTTATCTCGTTTTCGCACAAATTTATTTGCCTCAAACTATTATTAGACTCTATAATTTTTGCTATAACCACAGCCCCCTTGTTGGTTATTTGGTTGCATTGTAAATCTATTCGCACCAAGGCACTGTGTGTTTCTAAGGGTTTTGCTAACAACTCAATTCCTTTATCACTCATTTGGTTGTAGTTTAAAACGAGTACTATCAGAGTTTTATTATTCATTAGAAATTGTGATATAAATTCAGCCCCATCCACAGTGATGTTGTTCTTACCAAAATATAAGTGCGTTACAGTTTGATTATTTTCTAAAAATTGTGTCATAAACCAAACTCCCTTATCGCACATATTGTTGTCCCACAAATTTACTGTCATCACGGTGTTATTGTGCTTTAAGCCTTCTGCTATATACTCAGTACCATCAGCATCTATTTGATTGCGATTCAAATCTATTTCTATTAAAGTTTTGTTGTCCTTTAAGAATTGTGCTAGTATCATAGCACCCTCAAAAGTGATTTTGTTCTTGCCCAAATATAAGTGTGTTACAGTGTGGTTATTTTTTAAAGCTGTTACTAGCGGCTTAACCTCCTCATCCCCTATATCACTATCATACAAATTTACTTTCTTAATATCCTTTCCTGCTTGTAGGTCGTCGATAGTTTCTTTAAGTGTAACATAATATTTACTCATATGAAAAAATAAATTATATCATTTTTTGGAAATAAATACAAAAAAGTATTGAAGTGTTTCTATTATTAGTATAATATATTTTATGTCTAAAGTGCTTCTGTTCTATAAATTATATAATGGAATAGCAGAATGATAGTTTGTGAGTTTTTTATAACAAATATATATTGATTTGTTAACTAATTAATTGCTGATAATTGACAAACTAATTATTACTTGTTAACCTTAAATATTCCTTTTTTAGTGTAATATTAATTATGCGGAATACCACTACTAACGATTTACGTAACATTATAGCTAATATTAGGATTAATCTGTGTAGAAATGGTATAGCAGCTGAAATACATTACCGATTAAAAGACCCTTATTCTGCTTTAAAGAAAATGCTAAGAAAGAACATAACTGTGAAAAAATTAACTGACCTAATTGCTTTTAGGATTATAGTTAATAAACAATATGATTGTTATAAAGTATTGCTTACTCTTTACAAGATATATCCTGTTAATATGGAAAAGACAAAAGACTATATTGTTAATCCTAAGGATAATGGTTACCGCTCTTTGCATCTAGTACTTATAGCTGACATCTATGACCGTAACATAGAAATACAAATACGTACTAGAAAGATGCATAATATAGCAGAATCTGGTACTGCCAACCATGAGGAATATAAAAAAACACAGGAAGAAAAACTAAGAAAGTTAGTCTATGAGGAGAAACTTAATACAGTTGCTATTAATACTGAAATAAATAATGCCTATGATATTTTTAACCAATTTAATTGGACTATATCAGAACTCATTGCTTATGAGCAGGCGATTGAAAATCTTTGGCATAAATTTCAAAATAATTCTTAAAAAATATAATAAAATTGTTGGCAATATTAGTTTAATTTAATGTACAATTAAAATAATGGAGGGATGTTTTATGGAAAATATTAACAATTGGTGGACAAAGTTTGAATCTTGTAAATATTCTGCTAAGTTAATTAATAGATTGATTTCACTAAATAAAAAAGCGACTCACCCAGTCGATATCAGAGAAATTATCAAAGCTATCTATTATGCTAAAAAATATCATGGTAGCCAAATGCGACAATCCGGCGATCCTTATTATTCTCATCCAATAGAAGTGGCGTACATGGTTGCTGAATACACAGCAGAGGAAGTTCGCCAATTATTTAAAACTGACATGATAGTTACCAGTTTACTGCATGATACTATTGAAGATACAGCCCTTACTGAAGAGATGATTGCTCGAATTTTTGGGAGTTTAGTTGCTAGCCAAGTGGAAGCTCTAACAAGGGTAAAGCCTTACGGTAAAATTAGCTCCAAAGAGACTTTGGATTTATTATCTCAACAAAAGAGATTTGATGTGGTATTGATTAAGTTATTTGACCGTATTCACAATCTACAAACACTAGGAGCTAAATCACCGGAAAAAGCACTGAAGATAGTTAAGGAAACTATATGCTATTTTATAGATATTTGTTACTATTTGGAAATACCAACAGCCGAACAACAATTAATAAATCTATGTTACAAAAATTTACCTATTACCCCTAACCCATTTGCTTTAGAGTACACATTTTTTGGGTAGATGATTTTAGCTGGTTTTGCTAGATTTTCAAAATGAGATAGTCCGTAAGTAAAACCGATCATTGTCGGAATCATAATAAACCATATTCCACAATTGCCAAAACACTCAATTAGGTAGACAAAACCAAAAGCACTAATAACATACATTAAAGCACGAGATACAGCAAATGTTATGCTGGCACAAGTAAAGCGTTTAAATATAGGAAAGCTTTTTAAACAAATGGGAGTAGCAGGGTCAAAGCATTTCTTCCATAAGATTATAATGAATTGAATCAGAAATAACTGATAAGGAGAATTAAGATTATTCAATAAATACGGACAAAATATCATAAAAATAGAAAATATTAGCAATATAATTTTTATGATTGATAATGGATATACTTTTAAACTTAAATAACATAATATTAATGTGGTTAACAGCTCCATTATACAGACAAGAAAATTATGGTGAATAACTTCAGGCAGTGTGTAACCAAAACTAGTTTGTAAAACATTACCACAATATATATAAATAAAATAAATACATACCGGTAAAGGACATTGTAATAAAAAGAAAGCTAGTACGGTTTTTTTATTAACTTTTTCTTGCCAAATAGGACGGTTATATAAAATATTTATATCTGTATTAGTTTTTTCAAAAACTTTTTTAATCCGACGTTTGGCATCAGCAAATTCGGGAGCTTCTCTAAGTTTGGTTCTTGCAACAGCACCAATCAGGGCAACTGCTGCACCTACCCAAAATGTTACACGCCAGTCAAAAGCATGCCAAGCAACAAGTGAGGCAATTGCTAAAGCCCCTAACTTTCCTAAGGTAGCACAAGCCCCTATAAATCCAACACTTGCATATTGTATTGGAGGGTGAAGCATCTCAGTCAAATAAAGTTCTGTCCCTACTATTTCACCTAGAGAAGATATACCTTGAATAGCCCGGCAGATGGTTACTAACCAAGCAGCTAAGATTCCTATTTGTTCGTAAGTAGGCAGATTAGCCATAACAACGCAAGCAAATGCCATCATGAAAGTTGTGATGATAACTGTTGCCTTACGCCCTATATTATCACCTACCCATCCAAATATTAAAGCCCCTAATGGTCTAAATAAGTAAGTTGCACAAAAAGCACCTGCAGAATACAAAGCCGTAGTGTGTGGATCAGTTTTTGGGAAAAAATAATTCATTAAGAAATCCCGCCATATGAACGTAAATCATCAAATCAAAATATTCAAGGAAAGTTCCTATTGACAGTAACCCTATAGTTTCTTTTTGTTCTTTGTTTAAACTTCTTTGTTCTTGAGGGTATCCTATCATTTTTCTTACCACCAATAGCTTGGATAATAATGATAACAAGAAAAAATAATATTAAAAGTGAAATAATAAATTTTAGTTAGTAATATTACAACAATCTTAATAAAGCCTAAATAACCTAGGAGAAGTCTCCTTGACATATTCACTATATATTTCAGGATAATCACTTTTAAACTTTGGTATGTCAAATGTTTTACGCGTGCAGTTTTTCCACGAGACAAGCATATGATCACCCATTTTTAGGTAAATATGGAATTGCATATAGTTCATTACTTCTAACTTTAAGCTATCTTCCTTGCAGAGTAGCTGTTGATGTATCTCCTCCAACTGATTCAGCTCTTTCACTTTTTCAGCTATTAAGTCATTTGCTTCAATAATATTCTGACTGGCAATATTATCATTATTGCTAGAAATAGCGTAGTGTTTTCTTGCCTGCTCAATAGTTTGGGGCATCACCTCAGGTGCAGTCTGTTTCTCAGTATCATTTACCACAACTTCTTGAGGTTTATTTTTCTTGTTGCTCAAATTAACAACATTTTGGTCTTGATATTGTTGTTGATTTCTTTCTATTTTTATCCTTGCGGCTTTCATTTTTTATCCTTGTTTATATGATGCTGTTTGTTTATAAAATAAATTCTCATATAACTAGATATGACAGGTAATTTTGACAACAAAATTACCTGTCATATCTAGTTCTGTAAAAATATTGCTCTTTCTAATAATCGTCTTTTTACCAAGCCCTTAAGCTTGACACCACGGGCATAAACCCATTTAGGGAATTCATCGGCAGCTGATAAATATTCACCTCGTAGCAGTTTTTGTCGTAAACTGGAAGCTTGAAATACACCAGCTCCACAGTTAAAGACAAATGATATCAAAGCCCCTTCTTGGCAGTAGTTTAATGGTACGCGGCAATGTCGATAAATAGCATATTTAGCTTGTTCTATATCTTGCTCTAGTAAGTAGTCAGCGTGTTCTCGCGAGATACCATCAGACATTTGTTGTTGTTCGTACTCTTTTATCACATGCCCCCAGCCAATAGTTTTTAAACCAGCTGGGCAGTAATATGGTTGTAGTCTCAGTCCTTCAAAGCTTTTAATGATATATTCTGCTTTACTATTGCTATCAATATTTGTAGCCATTAATCTTACCATTACCACTACCATTGACATAGGTGTAACCATTACCACTGCCATTACCATAGAGATAACCTTTATTGTTACCATTAACTCGGTATCTGCCAAAAGCTAGATGACCAAACCAAAAACCGATAACTGCACAGAATATCCCCTGATCTTCACTGCTCCATATGGTGTCAATTGATGCACCAAATTTTATGAAGATGGCTATTTTTAATGCTACATAGAGCAGAAAAAATATATAAGTAATCATTGGTCTAACACTGGTAGCTAAAAAATCCACCCAATTATTATTGTTGTTATTAGCTGTTTGTACACCAGCATATTGATACAGATATTTATTCTCATCATTATCAGCCTTAATTTGGATTTCCTCAAGTCTAGCACTATGGATAGTACTTGAAGCTTTTATTTGCAGACCGATTAATTTCAGCTCATGTTCCTTGTCTTTCTTATCCTTAAGAAAATGCAAAATTTCTGGTAAAAAACTACTGCAAAATCCTATAAAGGCACTTAATATTGCTATCATATAAATAATCTAATTTTCTTGCTTTCTATCAACTAGGAGTAAATTGTATATCCAAAGTAGTACGAAGCTCACTATTACCAGTAACTATTATACTACAATTACTAAAATCGATACCGGCATTTGCTCTTAAGCTACCGGTATAATTAGTCAATCTATATGTCTTACGACCTCCTTGGTCATTTTCGAGATAATAGCCATTCTTATTACTATTAAATTGGTTAATTTGGTTAGAATAAGAATTATTGCTAGCTTGTAGATTATTAACTTGCGTAGTTAAACTATTAACTTGCGATTTCATATTATTAAATTCCGAGGTTTTACTGTCAACTTGTGTATTTAAGCTACTGACTTGCGAACTCATGCTATAAACTTGTGTATTTAAGCTATTAACTTGCGTAGTTAAACTACTAATCTGAGCTTGTTTCTGATTAATAACATTATCTCTTTCTCTTAGACGTTGTTCTAAATCGCCTATTTTATTAAGCAAACTTTCGGTTTCATCTTCTGCCACAATATCTGATAGGTGCAAACTAGCGAGCGAGGTTAGGCTTTGGCTTAAATCTTTGCTACTCTCAAGACTATTTAGGTTACTCTGACTATTATTATCATTAATACAGATGATATATTTTAGCTCTTTAATATTGCCGCGTTCAAGACGTTCATTTAGGTTCTTCAGATTATCTCTACCAACCCGGTTGCCTAAATTCCAAGGCAGGACGATATAATTACCTTCATCCTCAGAATTCATGGATATTTTAGTGAAAGGATGTTGCTTGCCCAAATAAAAGCTTAGTGATGCTTTAGGAAATTCTTTAATTTCAGTGCCGTTCGTAGTTGTTATGTGTAACTCTGCTCCATCTACCTGATGCGGTATAAAGACCTTATCGTCAAAATGAAATTTAGCGACATCCGGTAAATGATCACTATTACTTGCGTGAACATTTTTCATGATTGTTCTAAGATTTTTGATATCTTGTGACCCGTGAAATCTGACTGCAATTCTTCTCATATAATCCCTTATAATACATGTGTTTTAGAGGATTTATTATAGCATAAAAAATTGTAATTTGCATCAAATATTGTGATATTTTTACATCATAAATTGTTAAAATAAATCAAGCAATGCAGGAGCAGAATAGAAACAATGAAAAATGTTTAATAAGAAGAGGAGCTATTTGGCAAGTAATCAATATTTGTTAAATTGAAACTATAAAGTGCAATTTAGACGTTGTCATGTAGTTGTATAATGCGAGAATCATTATTTGTTGTTTTTGGCTTACTAGAGAAAAAACATGAAGGTATAAAGTTTTTGGTATAAAGCAACCTTTCTAAAAAGGAGGACTCCACGGGCATTGTTTCAGTACTTTTATTAATAAAATGGACGGCTCTTAGCAAAATATATTTTTCTCTTTCATTTACAATAAAAGCAGCTTTTTCCTCAAGATAATTTTTGTTAAGCTTTGCTGGATTAAGCATATACCATTTTTGGTCTCGCTCAGATTCTTCCAATTTTTGATAATCTTTAGCTTGGAGATCAAAAAAATCTGATTCTAATATTTCTGCTTTTGCGTATTCATAGAGTACTTGGATTCCTCTACCTACTTCTAAAAAACCAAACACACTACCTATATTTTTAATTTTTTTAAGGAATAGAAAAATGATAACAATGTTGTCACAAGTAATATGAAACTATTTTTTTAAGAGTTTTGCAAGCATAATTTTGCCTTATCGTCATTTTCAATTATTATGTGCATTCTTTCTCCTACCAATTCAGGCTATGGCAGTCATGGAAGGCACATAAAGCTGGCTGTAGATAGAATAAATTCCTACCCGGGATGTGTCTTTGAAGGGATTTTTTAAGCAATTCTTCTGCCCTATCCAACTCGCCATTTTTGATTAAAGTAAGCATTGTGCCAAAATCAATGATGTCACTACCTGCCGTTCCTGCTAACGCTTTAAGCAGATTATTATAACTATCATACTCATTAAAGAAAAAATCCCCAAATAATCCAAGACCACCGCCCTGTAATAAAGATGCCATAAATACTCCTTCTTCATTTGGATCAAGCCATTCTTTCCCTTCTACCAACCTTTTGGCATTGATCGATAAGTAACCAAGCCCTATAGAACCCGGTAATAATTGAAACAACATTTTAATAGTAGTTGGGTTTCTCATTGATTTAGCGATATCTTTCCATGTTCCTAAATCCAATAAATTGCCACTACCTACTTGTTGATGAAGTGGTATCTGATCGATGGTTACTGATTTTAACGGTCTAGTAATGTAAGTATAGGCAAAAGTTTTGAATTGCATTATACACTGAATCACCGCGGCAGCTGGCGAGCCTACCTTAATACCTAAATTGCCGAGTAACACGGCATTTCTCTCGGCAGTATGCGGAGTGGCAATAGCTGTATCGACCCGGTCAAGTAAATATCTTCGTAAATTATTGGTCAAATCCTGCTTAAGTCTAGTTCTATTGAGATCACTAACTATACTATTACTATTTTGTTGTAAATACTGGTCTAGCAAATGATCAGGTAGTAATGCCATATCAGGTATTAAATATGGTTTATTCTCTATTTGTTGTACTAAATGCTGATAAAGATGCCAATTACTTTCATTAATGCCATATCTATTAAGCAAAGTTTGTAAGTTATGATATAGTGAGTTAAAGGGCTTATTAACTTGTAATGCTAAATTATGCGATAACAAATTACCAACTGTAGATTTCCAAACATTATCCCACCAATTCATACAATTTAGTTTAAAAAATGCATTGGTAAGTTTAAATATGCTACCAGATACTGGATACTCTCCTGCAAAGCGAGAATGACTATGACCAATCAATGAATCTACAGCCACACCAAGTAAACTAGCAAGCTCTTTTTTCTTTTCACCATTAAGTCCTGTAGCCGCCACTTGTAATATATTCGCATAAGATTGCATTATTGGTATGCCATTATTCTGTAGCTCACTGACAAAACTTATCATATCAGGTATTGAAGAAAGTACCACCTTGCCAAGATTTGCCATACAGTTCCAAGCACGATAAGCCCCAAGGATACGGTCAACTGATGGTATTTGTGGTTTAACTCCTAGCATTAGGTCTAACTGATTGACAAAACTGTTGGGATTGCTAAGTACCGCTAATTGCTTTAGACTTTCTGCATAAGTCAATCTAGTTGGTGATTTTGTCGTCGAAACTCGCCTCCGTTCCTCACGTACGTCTGTGTACGCTGCGGTACTCGGCTTCGTTTCTCCTAAAAATCCCTCAACTATCTTTGGCTTATGCAGAAAGTCTTTTAAAATAGCTGGGTCTTTAGTTGCTAACTCTTGTAGCTCTCTAGTAAAAGTACCTTTGATTGATTGTAGCATTAACTCAGGATTACAACCCATACTCTCCATTATCCCGATGCTCCGACCTAGTATATTAAGGTTACTAACTACCGAATCAGCAATGAAAGACCGGCTTTTAATTAAAGGGCTAATGAGCTTGTCAACAAAGTCATTTTGTACGTAATTACCAAACTCCTTCTGATATGCTAACCAAGCTTCGGGCGATTTAAAATGTAGCTTTCTACTAGCTGACACCACATCAGCTACGTTATTTCCTTTAATGTGAGTAAATGCTATATTTAAATATTGGTCAGTGTCTTTTAGATGAATGCTACTGGCTAGATTATTAAATATTGCCCTTAAATCTATTTCATCATTTAGTTTAGCCATTCTCTCGAAATCAAGTAGTGGATAGATAAATTTTAACCACGCTTCATAACCAGCTTCTCGGAGTTTAAGACTATTATGCTGTTGTTTAGTAATATAACCCTCTAGCGGGATTATATAACCACCTGCTAGATTAGCTCTATTGATGGCGATTGTTTGCCATTTATTGATTAT comes from Candidatus Tisiphia endosymbiont of Nemotelus nigrinus and encodes:
- a CDS encoding MFS transporter; this encodes MNYFFPKTDPHTTALYSAGAFCATYLFRPLGALIFGWVGDNIGRKATVIITTFMMAFACVVMANLPTYEQIGILAAWLVTICRAIQGISSLGEIVGTELYLTEMLHPPIQYASVGFIGACATLGKLGALAIASLVAWHAFDWRVTFWVGAAVALIGAVARTKLREAPEFADAKRRIKKVFEKTNTDINILYNRPIWQEKVNKKTVLAFFLLQCPLPVCIYFIYIYCGNVLQTSFGYTLPEVIHHNFLVCIMELLTTLILCYLSLKVYPLSIIKIILLIFSIFMIFCPYLLNNLNSPYQLFLIQFIIILWKKCFDPATPICLKSFPIFKRFTCASITFAVSRALMYVISAFGFVYLIECFGNCGIWFIMIPTMIGFTYGLSHFENLAKPAKIIYPKNVYSKANGLGVIGKFL
- a CDS encoding HD domain-containing protein; the protein is MENINNWWTKFESCKYSAKLINRLISLNKKATHPVDIREIIKAIYYAKKYHGSQMRQSGDPYYSHPIEVAYMVAEYTAEEVRQLFKTDMIVTSLLHDTIEDTALTEEMIARIFGSLVASQVEALTRVKPYGKISSKETLDLLSQQKRFDVVLIKLFDRIHNLQTLGAKSPEKALKIVKETICYFIDICYYLEIPTAEQQLINLCYKNLPITPNPFALEYTFFG
- a CDS encoding bifunctional (p)ppGpp synthetase/guanosine-3',5'-bis(diphosphate) 3'-pyrophosphohydrolase; this encodes MRNTTTNDLRNIIANIRINLCRNGIAAEIHYRLKDPYSALKKMLRKNITVKKLTDLIAFRIIVNKQYDCYKVLLTLYKIYPVNMEKTKDYIVNPKDNGYRSLHLVLIADIYDRNIEIQIRTRKMHNIAESGTANHEEYKKTQEEKLRKLVYEEKLNTVAINTEINNAYDIFNQFNWTISELIAYEQAIENLWHKFQNNS
- a CDS encoding lysozyme — its product is MATNIDSNSKAEYIIKSFEGLRLQPYYCPAGLKTIGWGHVIKEYEQQQMSDGISREHADYLLEQDIEQAKYAIYRHCRVPLNYCQEGALISFVFNCGAGVFQASSLRQKLLRGEYLSAADEFPKWVYARGVKLKGLVKRRLLERAIFLQN